A window of Panicum virgatum strain AP13 chromosome 8K, P.virgatum_v5, whole genome shotgun sequence contains these coding sequences:
- the LOC120644496 gene encoding uncharacterized protein LOC120644496, with the protein MAAICCHHALAAVGRSVPQTTLGARRHAGASFPFSTTPINYPRRLVSRAAINIPPDALVHLKKIKDDQGQWGIDRGDKDEVLKLWFLITGVDVSNVQKEVEVNLPDGSNVLTIKKKKEKMKAPAHADELLDVRLLLTEDYDRKGIEVKGTNEEGKVRLEVTITQKATTPFHKIDIN; encoded by the exons ATGGCGGCCATCTGTTGCCATCATGCTCTAGCCGCCGTTGGCCGGTCGGTGCCCCAGACCACTCTTGGTGCTCGTAGACACGCGGGAGCCTCTTTCCCCTTCTCCACGACGCCTATAAACTACCCGCGTAGACTTGTCTCGCGTGCAGCTATTAACATTCCCCCAGATG CTTTGGTGCACCTCAAAAAAATCAAAGACGACCAAGGCCAATGGGGAATAGATAGAGGAGACAAGGATGAGGTGCTCAAACTCTGGTTTCTAATAACAGGTGTCGACGTATCAAATGTCCAAAAGGAAGTCGAGGTTAATCTTCCTGATGGCAGTAATGTGCTCacgatcaagaagaagaaggagaagatgaaggcGCCCGCCCATGCAGATGAGCTGCTTGACGTGCGCCTACTTTTGACCGAAGACTATGACAGGAAGGGAATCGAGGTGAAGGGGACAAACGAGGAAGGCAAGGTGCGCTTAGAGGTGACCATCACCCAAAAGGCAACCACTCCATTCCATAAAATCGATATTAACTAG